The Gemmata palustris genome includes a region encoding these proteins:
- a CDS encoding ATP-binding protein: MRQRFDRNTVIGLVVLAAMMVGVPVTTYFNARDLRNDAIDAAHSHEVIDAVAAVRSDARKLQAAQRAYIITGGEDRLPPYHEAISALRVSGSQLRTLTAGDPDQNQRTESAVREIESGIASLDAVTTLRREKGLGAILEFSRGRENRSFVDPLLETLAAMEGYERDRLAARNTETTEAYTRTVYYGIAGAVLGLVALGMFVWLLARSLRASAAAAALVREQREWFRTTLGSVGDAIIATDTAGNVTFLNPVAEKLTGWPTADAVGRSLHEVFRIVNESTRAPVDNPARRALAEGVVVGLANHTILIARDGTERPIDDSAAPIRDGAGGVTGAVLVFHDITDRKRAEESMRFLADASSQLVELVDYESTLRRIANLAVGRFADWCVVDLVDDAGNRRRLSSNPEALAVAGPRPVDPALGPDPNAPDGIPHVLRTGAPDVVPDLDALDPRAAPLGPDRIARLRGWGIKSYLAIPLASRGRTIGGVTFLSTSAARRYGPAELVVAQDLAARIAVAIENTILYRTLQEQDRRKDEFLATLAHELRNPLAPIRNGLQILRIGRPPGDPAERTLAMMDRQIGQMVHLVDDLMDVSRVSRGKVILRKERVGVRALAEAAVETSRQMIETGKHELVVCVPADPLFVDADRTRLVQVLANLLNNAAKYTPPGGRIELSAEPRGADAVVRVTDNGLGIPTEMLPKIFEMFTQVGSSLDRSQGGLGIGLTLVRRLVELHGGTVSAESPGPNRGSTFTVRIPLAVEAGTASTHPPGTAEPSAGAPKLNILVVDDNRDAADSLALLLEVKGHEVRMAHDGPEALRVLETFRPDLIVLDIGLPGMNGYEVARRVRGSTELRAVTLVALTGWGQEEDRRRTRDAGFDYHLVKPADVTEIEKVLKTLTKK; encoded by the coding sequence CCACGAAGTGATCGACGCGGTCGCCGCCGTTCGGTCCGACGCCCGCAAGCTCCAGGCCGCGCAGCGGGCGTACATCATCACCGGGGGCGAGGACCGGTTGCCGCCGTACCACGAAGCGATATCGGCACTCCGCGTCAGCGGCTCCCAGCTCCGAACCTTGACCGCAGGCGACCCGGACCAAAACCAGCGCACGGAATCCGCGGTGCGGGAGATCGAATCCGGGATCGCCAGTCTGGACGCGGTCACGACCCTGCGCCGCGAAAAGGGCCTCGGCGCCATCCTCGAGTTCTCCCGCGGTCGGGAGAACCGGAGTTTCGTGGACCCGCTACTGGAGACGCTCGCGGCGATGGAGGGCTACGAGCGGGATCGGCTCGCCGCACGGAACACCGAGACCACGGAAGCGTATACTCGTACCGTCTACTACGGGATCGCGGGGGCGGTCCTCGGGCTCGTCGCGCTCGGGATGTTCGTGTGGCTGCTCGCCCGGAGCTTGCGCGCGAGCGCCGCGGCCGCCGCTCTGGTCCGCGAACAGCGGGAGTGGTTCCGTACCACTCTCGGCAGCGTCGGGGACGCGATCATTGCGACCGACACCGCCGGGAACGTGACCTTCCTCAACCCGGTCGCCGAAAAACTCACCGGCTGGCCCACCGCGGACGCGGTCGGGCGCTCGCTGCACGAAGTGTTTCGCATCGTCAACGAATCAACCCGCGCCCCTGTGGATAACCCCGCGCGGCGGGCGCTGGCCGAAGGGGTCGTCGTCGGGCTGGCGAACCACACGATCCTGATCGCGCGGGACGGGACCGAGCGCCCGATCGACGACTCGGCCGCGCCGATCCGGGACGGCGCGGGAGGGGTGACCGGGGCGGTTCTGGTGTTCCACGACATCACCGACCGGAAGCGCGCCGAGGAGTCGATGCGGTTCCTGGCGGACGCCAGTTCGCAACTGGTCGAACTCGTCGATTACGAGAGCACGCTCCGGCGGATCGCGAACCTGGCCGTCGGGCGGTTCGCCGATTGGTGCGTGGTGGACCTCGTCGACGATGCCGGGAACCGCCGGCGCCTCTCATCGAACCCCGAAGCGCTTGCCGTCGCGGGTCCGCGGCCCGTGGACCCGGCGCTCGGCCCCGACCCGAACGCGCCCGACGGCATCCCGCACGTCCTGCGCACCGGCGCGCCCGACGTGGTGCCGGACCTCGACGCGCTCGACCCGCGCGCGGCCCCACTGGGACCGGACCGGATCGCCCGGCTCCGGGGCTGGGGCATCAAGTCGTACCTGGCCATTCCCCTCGCGTCCCGCGGGCGGACCATCGGGGGCGTCACCTTCCTCAGCACCTCGGCGGCCCGGCGCTACGGCCCCGCGGAACTGGTGGTGGCCCAGGACCTGGCCGCCCGGATCGCGGTGGCGATCGAGAACACGATCCTGTACCGGACCCTCCAGGAACAGGACCGGCGGAAGGACGAGTTCCTCGCGACCCTCGCACACGAGTTGCGGAACCCGCTCGCGCCGATCCGAAACGGGCTCCAGATCCTCCGCATCGGGCGCCCGCCCGGCGACCCGGCCGAGCGCACCCTGGCCATGATGGACCGCCAGATCGGGCAGATGGTCCACCTGGTCGACGACCTGATGGACGTGTCGCGCGTGTCGCGCGGGAAGGTGATTCTGCGGAAGGAACGGGTCGGGGTCCGCGCGCTCGCCGAGGCCGCGGTGGAAACGTCCCGCCAGATGATCGAGACCGGAAAACACGAACTCGTAGTGTGCGTGCCGGCGGACCCACTATTCGTGGACGCGGACCGCACCCGACTGGTGCAGGTGCTGGCGAACCTGCTGAACAACGCCGCAAAGTACACCCCACCGGGCGGGCGCATCGAACTGTCCGCGGAGCCGCGGGGTGCGGACGCGGTCGTCCGCGTCACCGATAACGGGCTGGGCATTCCAACCGAGATGCTGCCCAAAATCTTCGAGATGTTCACGCAGGTCGGGAGTTCCCTGGATCGGTCTCAGGGCGGGCTCGGAATCGGCCTCACACTGGTTCGGCGCCTGGTCGAGTTGCACGGCGGCACGGTGTCGGCCGAGAGCCCCGGCCCGAACCGCGGGAGCACGTTCACGGTTCGCATCCCGCTCGCTGTCGAAGCGGGCACAGCGAGCACACATCCCCCGGGAACCGCTGAACCGTCCGCGGGCGCACCGAAGTTGAACATCTTGGTCGTGGACGACAACCGGGACGCGGCCGACAGCCTGGCGCTATTACTGGAAGTGAAGGGCCACGAGGTGCGGATGGCCCACGACGGCCCCGAAGCCCTGCGCGTACTCGAAACGTTCCGCCCGGACCTGATCGTGCTCGACATCGGCTTGCCCGGGATGAACGGGTACGAGGTCGCGCGCCGCGTCCGCGGAAGCACGGAACTGCGCGCCGTCACCCTGGTCGCGCTGACTGGCTGGGGGCAAGAAGAGGACCGGCGCCGCACCCGGGACGCGGGCTTCGACTACCACCTCGTTAAACCCGCGGACGTGACGGAAATCGAGAAGGTACTGAAGACGCTAACGAAAAAATAA